A window from Oncorhynchus mykiss isolate Arlee chromosome 9, USDA_OmykA_1.1, whole genome shotgun sequence encodes these proteins:
- the LOC110532252 gene encoding peptidyl-prolyl cis-trans isomerase FKBP1A, whose protein sequence is MGVEIETITPGDGRTFPKKGQTCVVHYVGSLTDGRKFDSSRDSDKPFRFKIGKQEVIRGWDEGVVQMSVGQRARLTCSPDFAYGAKGHPGIIPPNATLLFDVELLSIE, encoded by the exons ATGGGAGTCGAAATTGAGACAATAACCCCTGGCGATG GAAGGACTTTCCCTAAAAAAGGACAGACGTGTGTCGTGCATTATGTTG GCTCCCTGACAGATGGACGCAAGTTTGACTCATCCCGTGACAGTGACAAGCCCTTTAGGTTTAAAATAGGAAAACAGGAAGTGATCCGTGGCTGGGACGAGGGAGTCGTGCAG ATGAGTGTCGGTCAGAGGGCCAGGCTGACCTGCTCGCCTGACTTTGCTTACGGGGCGAAGGGCCACCCGGGGATCATCCCACCCAACGCCACCCTCCTCTTTGATGTTGAGCTACTAAGCATTGAATGA